Genomic DNA from Nitrospirota bacterium:
GGAGAGGCACTGGGACTTGGAGGCATCATAGGGTCTTTAGAGAAAGGAAAATCAGCAGACCTTATAGTGGTTGACCTTCTGCGGCCGCATCTGACCCCTGTCTATAACATTTTCTCTCACATTGTTTATTCCATGAGACCATCGGATGTGGAGACTGTTATGGTAAATGGGAAGCTCGTCGTTGACAAAGGAAGGCTTCTTACAGGAGATGAGGAAGAGATACTTAATAAGGCAGGAAGATGGGGTGAAAGGATAAAGAAGGGCTAAATCCTTCTTCTTCCCTCAAGGGATTTTTTTAGCGTTACCTCGTCTGCAAACTCTATGTCCCCTCCGATTGGAAGTCCATAGGCGATTCTTGTGACTACTACATCAAATGGAGTTAATGCCTCAGATAGATAAAGGGCTGTGAGTTCGCCTTTTGTGTTTGGGTTTGTGGCGATAATCACCTCCTTTGTGCTATCTGCCTTTACTCTCTCGATTAGCTCTTTTATTCTGAGTTTTTCGGGTGTAAGTCCATCGGTTGGAGAAATCGCACCCATAAGCACATGATATAAGCCCTTAAATCCAGTCCTCTCTATAACTAAGATATTGCTGGGCTCTTCAACAACACAGAGCGTTTTTCTGTCCCTTGCATCATCTGAGCATATGAAGCAAATATCGGACTCGGTGATATTAAAGCAGTTTTTACAAAACCTTGCGGTTTCTTTCACATTCTTTATTGCCTCTGAAATGGCTTTTGCATCCTCATCAGGCATGTTGAGTATGAAGAAGGCAAGCCTCTGGGCAGTTTTTCTTCCAACTCCAGGAAGCTTTGTAAGGGCAGTTATCAGATTCTGTATTATTCCCTCTGGCACTCTGTTACCTTCCGAAGAGGCTTCCAAGTCCGCTGATTCCTGGTAGCTGAAGTCCGCCTGTTAGTTTTGACATCTCCTCGTTCATCATCTCCTGAGAGCGCCTTAATGCCTCGTTAACTGCGGCAAGTATGAGGTCCTCGAGCATCTCTATATCATCGGGATTGACAGCTTCCTTTTCGATTTTTATGGAGACTATCTCGCCACCGCCTGTGGCAGTGACAGTGACCATGCCGCCTCCTGAGGATGCCTGCACTGTTTTTTTCTTTGTCTCCTCCTGCATCTTCTGCATCTCAGCTTGAAGTTTCTGAGCCTCACGCATTATGTCACCGAGCATCTTTTTAGACATCTAAACCTCCTCTTTGTTAGGGCTCTCAGAGCCCTTTACATCTACTATTCTTCCATCGAAAAGCTCTATTACCTCTTTTATTAGAGGCTCTGACATTATCTTTTCCTTTATGTCTTTTTTCTTAAGGGTTTTTTTGCTGGTGATATCAATCTCTATATTCACCGAGCTATTAAGGATACTGGATGCTATCTCCTGTATAAGCAGGAGGTTTTCCCTTATCGGCTCTGCGCATATATCGGAGTCCTGTTTCTCGAAGGACAGGGTAATGGTATCACCCATCTTCATAAGGGTTGCCTTTGACAGCTTAGAGGCTGCTACAGGGTCATTGAGTTTTTCGGTAATAAGTTTAAGGAGGCAATCCCCTGTGATTTCAGAATCTTCTGTATTATGGATTTCAGGTTTCAAATTTGAAATTTCAGAA
This window encodes:
- a CDS encoding YbaB/EbfC family nucleoid-associated protein, whose product is MSKKMLGDIMREAQKLQAEMQKMQEETKKKTVQASSGGGMVTVTATGGGEIVSIKIEKEAVNPDDIEMLEDLILAAVNEALRRSQEMMNEEMSKLTGGLQLPGISGLGSLFGR
- the recR gene encoding recombination protein RecR, which produces MPEGIIQNLITALTKLPGVGRKTAQRLAFFILNMPDEDAKAISEAIKNVKETARFCKNCFNITESDICFICSDDARDRKTLCVVEEPSNILVIERTGFKGLYHVLMGAISPTDGLTPEKLRIKELIERVKADSTKEVIIATNPNTKGELTALYLSEALTPFDVVVTRIAYGLPIGGDIEFADEVTLKKSLEGRRRI